One stretch of Burkholderia oklahomensis C6786 DNA includes these proteins:
- a CDS encoding aminotransferase class III-fold pyridoxal phosphate-dependent enzyme, whose translation MTIPSLIEADRQHLIHPVVSYRAHEARGVTVLDSADGALLRDIEGNELLDAFSGLWCVNVGYGRDSIVKVATEQMTRLPYATAYFHFGSAPAIELAEKLTALAPKSLTRVYFTLGGSDAVDSALRFITHYFNATGRPRKKHVIALERGYHGSSSVGAGLTALATFHRHFDVPQPTQHHIESPYAYRHPAGDDDAALIAASVAALEAKVAELGADRVAAFFCEPVQGSGGVIVPPVGWLKAMRDACKRLGILFVADEVITGFGRTGPLFACEAEGVEPDLMTVAKGLTAGYAPMGAVLMSDEIYQAIADGGGMDSAIGHGHTYSAHPVSAAIALEVLRLYHEDGLLENGIAHAPRFARELDALRAHPLVGDARARGLLGALELVADKTSKARFDPSLNLSERIAAAAHRNRVVFRAFNDGILGFAPALSYTDGDFDLLFSRLRTTLDEVLAEADVQRALEAAHAQAA comes from the coding sequence ATGACCATTCCATCGTTGATCGAAGCCGATCGCCAGCATCTGATCCATCCCGTCGTCAGTTACCGCGCGCACGAGGCGCGCGGCGTCACCGTGCTAGATTCCGCCGACGGCGCGCTCCTGCGCGACATCGAAGGCAACGAACTCCTCGACGCGTTCTCGGGCCTCTGGTGCGTGAACGTCGGCTACGGCCGCGACAGCATCGTCAAGGTCGCGACCGAGCAGATGACGCGCCTGCCGTACGCGACCGCGTACTTCCACTTCGGCTCCGCGCCCGCGATCGAGCTCGCCGAGAAGCTGACCGCGCTCGCGCCGAAATCGCTCACGCGCGTCTACTTCACGCTCGGCGGCTCGGACGCCGTCGATTCGGCGCTGCGCTTCATCACGCATTACTTCAACGCGACGGGCCGCCCGCGGAAGAAACACGTGATCGCGCTCGAGCGCGGCTATCACGGTTCGTCGTCGGTCGGCGCGGGGCTCACCGCGCTCGCGACGTTCCATCGCCACTTCGACGTTCCGCAGCCGACCCAGCATCACATCGAATCGCCGTACGCGTACCGCCATCCGGCGGGCGACGACGACGCCGCGCTGATCGCCGCGTCGGTCGCGGCGCTCGAAGCGAAGGTCGCGGAACTGGGCGCCGATCGCGTCGCCGCGTTCTTCTGCGAGCCGGTGCAGGGCTCGGGCGGCGTGATCGTGCCGCCCGTCGGCTGGCTCAAGGCGATGCGCGACGCGTGCAAGCGGCTCGGCATCCTGTTCGTCGCCGACGAAGTCATTACCGGCTTCGGCCGCACCGGCCCGCTCTTCGCGTGCGAGGCCGAAGGCGTCGAGCCCGATCTGATGACGGTCGCGAAGGGCCTGACGGCGGGCTACGCGCCGATGGGCGCGGTGCTGATGTCCGACGAGATCTATCAGGCGATCGCCGACGGCGGCGGCATGGACTCCGCGATCGGTCATGGCCACACGTATTCCGCGCATCCGGTGAGTGCGGCGATCGCGCTCGAAGTGCTGCGCCTCTATCACGAAGACGGGTTGCTCGAAAACGGCATCGCGCACGCGCCGCGCTTCGCGCGCGAGCTCGACGCGCTGCGCGCGCATCCGCTCGTCGGCGACGCGCGCGCGCGCGGGCTGCTCGGCGCGCTCGAGCTCGTCGCCGACAAGACGAGCAAGGCGCGTTTCGATCCGTCGCTCAATCTGTCCGAGCGGATCGCGGCCGCCGCGCACCGCAACCGCGTCGTGTTCCGCGCGTTCAACGACGGCATCCTCGGCTTCGCGCCCGCACTCAGCTACACGGACGGCGATTTCGACCTGCTGTTCTCGCGGCTGCGCACGACGCTCGACGAGGTGCTCGCCGAAGCCGACGTGCAGCGCGCGCTCGAAGCGGCGCACGCGCAGGCCGCTTGA